Proteins encoded in a region of the Aptenodytes patagonicus chromosome Z, bAptPat1.pri.cur, whole genome shotgun sequence genome:
- the CARNMT1 gene encoding carnosine N-methyltransferase isoform X3, whose product MHERVNRTERQFKSLPANQQSLLPQFLPHLDKIRKCIDHNQEILQTIVNDCVHMFENKEYGEDGRGKITPASTFDMDKLKSTLKQFVRDWSEEGKPERDSCYQPIISEIVKNFPKERWDFSKVNILVPGAGLGRLAWEIAMLGYACQGNEWSLFMLFSSNFVLNRCSEINSCKLYPWIHQFSNNRRSADQIRPIYFPDVDPHSLPSGSNFSMTAGDFQEIYSECNTWDCIATCFFIDTAHNVIDYIDTIWKILKPGGIWINVGPLLYHFENLGNELSIELSYEDIKNVILQYGFHIEVEKESVLSTYTVNELSMMKYYYECVLFVVRKPE is encoded by the exons ATGCATGAACGAGTGAACAGAACAGAGAGGCAGTTTAAATCTCTCCCAGCTAACCAACAGAGTCTTCTTCCTCAATTCCTTCCTCACCTTGACAAGATTCGGAAGTGCATTGATCATAATCAAGAGATACTACAGACCATTGTGAATGACTGCGTTCAtatgtttgaaaataaagaatatgGAGAAGAC GGAAGAGGGAAGATTACACCAGCTTCAACATTTGACATGGATAAATTAAAATCTACTTTGAAACAATTTGTGAGAGACTGGAGCGAAGAGGGAAAGCCTGAGAGAGATTCCTGCTACCAGCCAATCATTAGTGAAATTGTAAAgaattttccaaaagaaagatg GGATTTCTCCAAAGTTAATATCCTGGTACCTGGTGCTGGGCTAGGTAGATTGGCGTGGGAAATAGCTATGCTCGGTTATGCTTGCCAAGGAAATGAATGGAGCCTCTTTATGCTCTTTTCTTCTAACTTTGTACTCAACAG ATGCTCTGAAATTAACTCATGTAAGCTTTATCCCTGGATTCATCAGTTTAGCAATAACAGAAGATCTGCTGATCAGATACGGCCAATTTATTTCCCTGATGTTGATCCTCACAGTCTTCCTTCTGGTTCAAACTTCTCTATGACAGCAGGGGATTTTCAAGAAATTTATTCTGAGTGCA ATACGTGGGACTGCATAGCAACTTGCTTTTTCATAGATACAGCACATAACGTTATTGATTACATTGATACTATATGGAAAATACTAAAGCCTGGAGGAATATGGATAAATGTAG GTCCTCTCCTTTACCACTTTGAAAACTTGGGAAATGAACTTTCTATAGAATTAAGCTACGAGGATATAAAAAATGTTATACTGCAGTATGGATTCCACATAGAG gtGGAGAAAGAATCTGTACTGTCAACCTACACTGTGAATGAACTCTCCATGATGAAATACTACTATGAATGCGTGTTGTTTGTGGTGAGAAAACCAGAATAG